A stretch of the bacterium genome encodes the following:
- a CDS encoding formyltransferase family protein, whose product VHEAVLAAGDRESGCTVHLVSDVYDAGEILGQLRVPVLPGDTPDTLAARVFAAECELYPRIIAAQARALLGDR is encoded by the coding sequence CGTCCACGAGGCCGTGCTGGCCGCCGGCGACCGCGAATCCGGCTGCACCGTCCACCTCGTCAGCGACGTCTACGACGCCGGCGAGATCCTCGGCCAGCTCCGCGTCCCCGTCCTGCCCGGCGACACCCCCGATACCCTCGCCGCCCGCGTCTTCGCCGCCGAATGCGAACTCTACCCGCGCATCATCGCCGCGCAGGCGCGGGCGTTGCTGGGTGACCGCTGA